DNA sequence from the Gopherus evgoodei ecotype Sinaloan lineage chromosome 3, rGopEvg1_v1.p, whole genome shotgun sequence genome:
TACTTGTAGAGAAGCTTCACGTTCATTTCTGTGGAAGCAGAGCAAATAGGCTGTTTCTGTATAAAAGCCATAATAGATGTTTTCATACAGCTTTTACAGATTTATCCTCTGTAGAGATTTCATGGAATGGCTTTGCAAGGCTCATAACACTTcataaattctgtgcattgtTTTATGATTACAATTTCAGGCCCTGATCCCACAAGCTGTTGGTTGCAGGGATGGAGAATTgacaataataaaatataataataataattagtaatatCTGTAGAGCAgctataaacttttttttcctattgATTTTGACCCTTGCGTCTCCAAATGAGGGGGAAACAGGAACTGTCACTTCATTTGATTATCTGGGAATATCATTCTGGCATGAATCCAGAACCCATCAATTTACTTTTGTCTCTTCAAAAGAAAAGGTCAGTGACCATCTGTGCTGGAATCCTTCTAGGCTGTTGTACCCCCTGAATCTGGGGGAAATTATTGTTTTAGTGGTTTGCTCTGAAAGATCCTGGTAATGTCATTTTAACTGAGGGATTAAGATCAGATCAGGGAGGTCTCTGGTGCTGTGTGAGGTGTTTAATTCACTACTAATACTGGCTACCTGGAGGCTGCTGCTAGATTTTCTATAAACAAGTGGGGGACGTTTCTTTAGGATTGTTATTCAGCTATGCAAGTTTCCAGTGGAGAATGGGCCTGAAACTGTAGCTGCAGAAACACAACCAAGAATATGCAAAGAGTAGGGAAGATGCCTGCTCTGCCCTTGCAGTGGAACATTTTGGAGATGGAAATCAGCTGGAACTGTTTGACCAAAgcacttggtgaaattctatggccagtgctgggcaggaggtcagaccagataatTATaataaaggtcccttctggccttaaaaatctctgagCTTAATGTTTTGCCTGTAGGAGGTTAAGGGTGTGctgctgaaaagagagagacttcAAAAGGATTATGACCTGGAGAAATAGGCTTGATGACCAACTCATTCACACTGAGGCCACAGAAGAGTGCTTATTCCACATGAAGTAAAGCATTTGGATCctgtggttgagattttcaaagctaaatTCGAGGGGATTTAACCACACAACTTCCATTGAAACAAATATAAGTCATGTAGTTAAATCTGCCAGCCACCTTAGAAAATAACAACCTGTCACTAGTCCTCAAAGGAAAAGCATCCTCTAGGATTTGCAGGGTCACCCGGGGGgccgggaggaagtggggcaattttccccaggccctgcagggacccaatgagccctggccgagaatcccttccctagctactcacctggtggcggtccaggtcttcggcagcactttggtgacaggtccttcagtgctgctgaagactcggagtgagtgaaggacccaccaccgctGCAGACTCcgagcaccgcccagtgagtacaaacACCGCAGATggtggtgcctttttttaatgtctgctcccccacttttccccaggccccctgaatcctctgggcagccctgaggatTTGTGTGTTTTCCATTGTGGTCCATGCGTATGTGTTAATTCTGCCATTTCAGTTTGGTGAAACATTTTATGTGTGAAACTCTATTTGATCTTCTTTCATACTACCCGAGACCATTACCGCAGCCACCCTACCAAGCAGAGAGAATGACCAGAGAACCTGTTCTTTATTTCAAGATGTTCTGAGAAACACAGAATGGATAAATATATTCCATTGGCATAACAATAAAATTCACTATCATGGAATCATATATATACTTTATACTATACACAGTCAGACCTTGGGGTCATTTCAACTTGCCTTCTTACAAGGAAGGGAAATGTTTTGCAAGCAAATCAAGatgaacattatttttttaaatcgcaGTCAAAAATTCAGCTGTAAATCAACGCTCCAAGATGGAAAATCTACGATTATTGTGTAAcccttaaaaataaatagtaacaCAACCATGATTGTCAGAAAGGTTTGGGTGCAGTTCTGGGGTGCGGGAGTGGGAGATCCCATATTGATGTCAGGAGAGGATcctatattataaaataaatctgagAGTGTCCAGTCTGAAGATAAGGCTCTGCATATAATCTGCATATAGACCCCCTTCCTGTGGTGAGAAGAGTGCAGGTCAGCATCTctgccctattgacttcagcggggCTCCCTGGAGGTCTGCCTGTGTGCATTCCATGCAGGATCACGACCATAATATGACAGTACATATAAAATCCATAGAGCACTTTGATTAGGGACCTCATCTaagttgtttataaatattgtttctttttaaGTGTTCACCAATGTAATGTTGACTCGCCTATCTGCAGACAATAAGCAGGATGCTCACCATATAATGGCTTCGACTGTATTAGATCTCAGTGAATGCGCTCTCTTGTGGCATAAGGTGGTAATGCAGCATTGGTGGTAGTTCTAATAGAAATAGTGTGCAAAATAATACTCTTGGGGAATGGATGTTCAAGCTCGGTATTCCAGTTACAATGTCCACGGTCCCTGTTGTTGCTAGACACCTTTATGTGATTGGGGAGACTGAAAGAATAAGTTATTCCTAGTAATTTTCTGACTAGAAAGTCAAACTCAGATTGAAACATAAATTATTCATATTCATAAAGGGACTCAGATCTTTTGGGAGCAGAGCAAACCTTGAGAGGTATGTAAGGCAATATAGAAGAGtgaagggttttttgggggggaagggggcgctTGTTTATTGATTGGTAAATGTCCACATTAATATAATGAATTTAGGCtgcaattttttaataaaattttaaaaataacattttcattaacTGCAGTACAAAGATCTCATCTTTCAGACAGAAAGAATGTTTGGGTGGCTTCTATCTATATCTTGGCTGTCAGCACTGGTTGGGTGCATAATTCTCTGCCAAGCAGCTAGGTAGGAAAATAATTGCCTATCCTTTGCCCCAAATACCTCCGCTTTATCGGCCCATGGTCATTTCAGTCTTTCAGGATGTCCATGTGATGATATTTGTTGGGTTCGGTTTCTTAATGACCTTCCTGAAGAAATATGGATTCAGCAGCGTCAGTATCAATATGCTTATTGCTGCTCTTGGTCTCCAGTGGGGTACCCTGATGCAAGGATTTTGGCACATGAAGAATCAAACAATTAATATTGACATCGAAAGGTAAGTGTAACTGGCATTCCCAGTTAATTTAACACCCAAAATCCCCTGACTGCAATGGCTcatatatacgtgtgtgtgtgtgtgtgtcgcagTGTTAACAGGAGGCATTGCATGCTACCCACCCCGTAATAGCCCAAAGCCTGGTGTTAGGATGCTCACTGAGGAAGGAAGGAGATTTGTATTCAAGTCTCTGATCCAGGGATTCAAACCTctgtcttccacatcccaggcaagtgcccCAACCATAAGGCCAATGATTAGAGGAAGACACTTTTCTGAAGTTTGCCTTTTTCTGATTTGCTGACAAATTCCAAGTATTTTTGGAGCCAAATATGTTTTCTGAGTTTTGTCCAGGCCAAACtcaaaatcagttattcacccagctctatttaACATACTTTTATTCCATTCCAATAACCAGTTAACactaacccccccacacacacacacctacccagGCAAATCTATCCCTGATGACAGTGGGAGAAAGGCACATACAGGAGGGGTAGAATTTCAGAGCTGAGCTACACCAATGTAACCCAAGGGAGTTACTCATCTTACGGTTGCCTTTGGAAATATCAGCAATGACAATAACAATTAGATAATAACAATCTTCTTGTGTGTCCTCAATTGCCTTGTTTCATCTGACTTTTTCTTCATGATTTAATTCTGCTTGGCAAGAATGCAGTCTGTGCATGTACGTAACCTTCTTTGGGACCCACTATTTGTCCCACAGCATATGTTGGGCCCCATACTTTGAAAAAGTCGTAAGGAGTTTTTTATGTACAATTAGCAGAACTAATATCTCACTCTTTGAGTGTTCTAGCTTTATggattgtgttgatgcaagtttgggGATCCATTTCATTTCTCGTCAGATtaaactggttttgtttttattttcttaaatacagTATGATAAATGCAGACTTCAGTACAGCCACCGTCTTGATTTCATTTGGAGCTCTCCTGGGGAAAACAAGTCCAGTCCAGATGCTGATCATGACCATTCTGGAGATCACAATCTTTTCATGCAATGAACATCTTGTTGTGAACGTACTGAGGGTAGGAAATATACATTTACTGAGGAGGAAAAGCTACTATTTTCTCCATCAGTTATAGCAAACAATTCTCTGTGAGTGGAAAATTCTATTTCCCATTCTTTTGCTCTGTCATAGGGTGAATCCAATCTCCCTCCTTGTTCTTCTTCACTTCTCCATCTGTCGTCTCCTCTCCGGATATCTCATTGCTTAGCTTCAAACTCAGATACTGCTTCAGTGTGTGTAACTCAGCTTTGTCTTCCTCATCTCACTTGTCAGTTCCTCTATCTTTGTCTTTGCTAACTCCTGGCTACAGCATAACTTGTGACTGCTGAATGCTTCAGAATCctctcctgaagtctctccttTGGGTAAAAGGTGATAGTAATATCTTGTATATAATTGACAAATGGCTTTCAAAGAGCAATGAAGAGCAGCTGACTTCTAGGTCTATAGGCATGATTCTCGTTTTCTGCATGAGAGAGCCCAGAGACCTGCTTTGAAAATAATGGCACCATCTAGTTTTGAGAGAAAGTCTCATGCCCAGTATGAAACTTGCTCATCCAGATCTTTGGAGATCTCCTGActtcttttcattgactttagttCAGACCTTACTTTGTTCCCAAGAAATCTTTGAGTCATCCATCCCTGACACTAAGTTATGTTTTTCCTCTTGTATCTCCTGTGTCTGTATATATCTGCCCAGCATCTCCTCTAGAACATTGTACTGCCTGGCTAACAGTTGGCAGATAATTCTCACAGCATATAATATataaggtaatttaaaaaaaaaacagagatgcAATTTGAGCCACAGAACTCCAATCCAAACACCATAAATCTGAGGGTGCTCGGATCTGGAGTTTTGATTCACTCACTAGTAAATGAGGAGCAACTTGAAATTTGGGACTGGGATTGTGTGAACCCTCCCAAGCTTTAGGGATGCTGGGGGGCAGAGTTTAGATTTGGGTCAATctctgttaaacaacagaacCGTGAAGCAGTGTTAAAGATGGTAACTAGAGAAGTGCCTTGTTTAAATGGTGGGTAAGAGTTACTGATCCCATTTTAATCTTTACTTGTGTCTTTCTGTAGTAGCCTGAACTTCTAAGTCTGGTCTCCACCATGGAAGGAACCCTACTCCTTCCCTGTTCCCAGTATGGATGGTGCCAGTTTTAGGTTCACATTTTTTCCCTGTTGCAGGCCACTGATACTGGAGCATCAATGACAATCCATGCTTTTGGAGCCTATTTTGGATTGGCTGCAGCGCGAGTCTTGTATCGTCCTGGTCTGAAAGAAGGACATAAAAATGAAGAGTCAAGCTACCACTCGGACATGTTTGCCATGATTGGTAAGTAAGAGAAGTGGATTGTCAGACTAATGGGTCAGCTGTTCCTTCCTGCGGCTGATACAGTCTAAATACTAATGTTGCTATGTTAGAGacttgtgtttctctctctccttgcagcACACTTCTTTTTTTCTGCTGCAGATGTGTTTTCAATGCAAccgaaaatgttttggtttgtcattgcaataaagaaaacagaaaagttcAGTGATGGttcattttttgcaaaaaaaattactttagggggaaaaaagtcaattttctgttaaaaaaaggtTCAACGGAAAACTATCAACCAGATCTAATTAATGAGTTAATATCATACTAAGTAGGTAAGTACTAGTATGATGCTCATTTTACAGCTagagaaactgagacagaaagattttacgggccagattctgccacctttattcaTGTTGAGAAGTCTTTCTCTGTGGGTTTCGCTATAAGTTACTCTGGGAGTAACGTCCTACTCAGAGTGACTGAGCATTACAGAATCTTACTCTAAGTGACTTGAGCGGGGCTACACAGTGAGTCTTTGGAAGAACTAGCACCTGACCATTCTGAATTCCTGTCCACGTCACAGGAAGGTAATGGAGCTCACATGGGCTGGGGcgtttcttttgtcttctctttCATCTCTGGTGTCAAAAGCTTCTGGATAATAGTCCATCATTTTTCCAATCATCTAATCATTTCTTATTGCACTTCCCCATTCTCCTGCTCTTGGCGGGCTTGTTCTGCTGAATGGAATATCTGACATTGAAAACCCTCCTgtgatttaatgtattttttgcaTTCATGCAGGTACCCTTTTCCTTTGGCTGTTTTGGCCCAGTTTTAACTCTGCCATTGCGCACCCTGATCTCCAGCAGAGAGCGATCATTAACACTTACTTTTCTATGGCTGCATGCACACTCACAGCCTTTGCCCTCTCAAGCCTGGTCAAACACAGAGGCAAGTTGGATATGGTAAGAGTCACGTCAAAATCCCATGTCTGGCATTAAATCTAGCGTAGAATTACAATGATGGAGGGCTGTCAATGAATGGACTGGTTCAGAAAATATAAGAACTAGCTGGAGCCTTTGCTCCGAACTCAGACCAAACTAGGACCCTTGTTTATGGTTCAAAAAAATTTAGGGTTgtattgtggtgtgtgtgtgtgtgtgtgtaaaacccaTACTATTCTGTGCATGTTTCCCCGCTCCCTCTAGTGGCTATGATCCATTGAGATTTATGtgtctgctgcagctcccagctaggGGATTTAGTCCATTGACTCAAGCTGTAGTACTGAAGGGCCAGGGTTAAAACCCAACTGTTAATCCAACTGGGGTTGGCTACAGGGGTGGGACCACATTGGGGTCAGTAGTAAAGACAGTCCCTCCTCGTGCCTGCTAGGGGTACATACCATCTCCACCAGCAGTCCCTTAGGCAGGAAGGCAGTTGGAACCTGGGTCCACTCTGCACCATTCTATTCAAGTGTTCCCTCAAGTGATAGTTTGAGTTGGACTCTTTACAGAGCAAAAAATCCCCCCTCAGTTGGCTGGTGTTGGGCACTAGTGGCCTAGGCCAATGCTActgaaggagggaaggggggctcAAGGGGGCAAgccacctcctccacctccctaaaGCTGACCACTGGGGTGAGGGAGTCACCGGGGTTCAATCCACATTGGAATGAGGAGCTGTGGTCCCTGCTGCTGTCCTAGTAGCTTTGATGGGGCTGACCTTGAAGAAGTGGATGTTCTTCTCCCCCACAATGTAATAGCTGATGGGAATGGGGAAGTCAGATCCTGGCTAGTCTCCCAACTACTGTTGCTGTTCACTATAGTGAGAGGATGTCTTTAAAGGGTATCGGA
Encoded proteins:
- the RHAG gene encoding ammonium transporter Rh type A; this translates as MPSAFATNMRFKFSILAIFLEVLIIVLFGIFVRYENNQPSKEDKLLLYPFFQDVHVMIFVGFGFLMTFLKKYGFSSVSINMLIAALGLQWGTLMQGFWHMKNQTINIDIESMINADFSTATVLISFGALLGKTSPVQMLIMTILEITIFSCNEHLVVNVLRATDTGASMTIHAFGAYFGLAAARVLYRPGLKEGHKNEESSYHSDMFAMIGTLFLWLFWPSFNSAIAHPDLQQRAIINTYFSMAACTLTAFALSSLVKHRGKLDMVHIQNATLAGGVAVGSCSDMNIYPFGAMLIGSIAGVISVIGFKFLTPFFSSKLKIHDTCGVHNLHGLPGLLGGLASIIAAVTQVKLRETDSPSAPMQAAALGCTVGIALVGGAFAGLILNLPFLGQAPDENCYDDSVYWEVPAEERQPAGQFSDTEDHRTVNINV